In Ctenopharyngodon idella isolate HZGC_01 chromosome 2, HZGC01, whole genome shotgun sequence, the following are encoded in one genomic region:
- the kcnj9 gene encoding G protein-activated inward rectifier potassium channel 3 isoform X1, which translates to MALDNTAFSSCPESLSLPVPEKGEEPVEEAPKDAPPPDVQNASEELVTTETALPTQPPSNNKMSFQAKMAAREAQANQPMKKVQGGGQEWSKFGWARNRRKRQRYVEKNGRCNVQHGNMRETYRYLTDIFTTLVDLNWRCSLFVFVMAYAVTWLFFGAIWYLIAYCRGDLDHLEDAAWTPCVNNVNGFISAFLFSIETETTIGYGYRVITDQCPVGTMLLLLQAILGSMVNAFMVGCMFVKISQPNKRAETLVFSRNAVISLRDDKLCLMFRVGDLRSSHIVGANMRAKLIKSKQTQEGEFIPLDQTDISVGFETGDDRLFLVSPLVISHEIDVRSPFWDMSHAQLEKEDFEIVVILEGMVEATGMTCQARSSYLAEELLWGHRFSPMMLLADGFFDVDYGAFHHTFEVDTPSCSARELALAAARLDAHLYWSISSRLDEEKWEDPNVTEQTGKSTDSESIRERDGPTFTVGGVTNTQDQSVVGEQNGSVATDQSESEA; encoded by the exons atggCACTGGACAACACCGCCTTCTCCTCGTGCCCCGAATCCCTGTCCCTCCCAGTTCCAGAGAAAGGGGAGGAGCCTGTGGAGGAGGCCCCAAAGGATGCTCCGCCCCCTGATGTACAGAACGCATCTGAGGAGCTGGTAACCACAGAGACGGCCCTGCCCACACAGCCACCATCCAATAACAAAATGTCCTTCCAGGCCAAGATGGCTGCAAGGGAGGCGCAGGCCAATCAACCCATGAAGAAAGTTCAGGGGGGCGGGCAAGAGTGGAGCAAGTTTGGATGGG CACGCAACAGGCGTAAGAGGCAGCGCTATGTGGAGAAAAACGGCCGTTGTAATGTGCAGCACGGTAATATGCGTGAGACGTACCGTTACCTGACTGATATCTTCACAACCCTGGTGGATCTGAACTGGCGCTGCTCTCTGTTTGTCTTTGTCATGGCGTATGCAGTGACCTGGCTCTTCTTTGGAGCAATATGGTACCTCATTGCATACTGCAG GGGTGATCTGGATCATTTAGAGGATGCGGCATGGACTCCATGTGTGAATAATGTTAATGGATTCATCTCTGCGTTCCTTTTCTCCATTGAAACGGAGACGACCATTGGCTACGGTTACCGTGTCATCACTGACCAGTGTCCAGTGGGCACCATGTTACTCTTGCTACAAGCCATCCTGGGATCTATGGTCAATGCATTCATG GTTGGTTGTATGTTTGTGAAGATCTCCCAGCCGAATAAGCGTGCCGAGACGTTGGTGTTCTCTCGTAATGCTGTCATCTCACTGCGGGATGACAAGCTCTGTTTGATGTTCCGCGTTGGGGACTTGAGATCCTCCCACATTGTGGGCGCCAACATGAGAGCCAAACTTATCAAATCCAAACAGACACAAGAGG GTGAGTTCATTCCACTGGATCAGACTGATATCAGTGTGGGTTTTGAGACGGGAGATGATCGTCTCTTCCTGGTGTCTCCGTTGGTGATCTCTCACGAGATCGATGTTCGCTCTCCGTTCTGGGACATGTCACATGCTCAGCTGGAGAAAGAGGACTTTGAGATTGTTGTCATCTTGGAGGGGATGGTGGAAGCTACAG GTATGACCTGTCAGGCACGGAGCTCCTACCTGGCTGAAGAGCTCTTATGGGGTCACAGGTTTAGTCCCATGATGTTGCTAGCCGATGGATTCTTCGACGTGGATTATGGGGCCTTTCACCACACATTTGAG GTGGACACACCCTCCTGTTCGGCGAGAGAGCTGGCATTGGCTGCCGCCCGTTTGGATGCTCATCTCTATTGGTCGATCTCCAGTCGGCTTGATGAAGAGAAATGGGAGGATCCTAATGTGACTGAACAGACGGGGAAGTCCACTGATTCAGAATCTATCAGGGAGAGAGACGGGCCAACATTTACTGTTGGCGGAGTTACAAATACCCAGGACCAATCCGTTGTAGGGGAGCAGAACGGCAGTGTCGccactgaccaatcagagtctgAGGCTTAA
- the kcnj9 gene encoding G protein-activated inward rectifier potassium channel 3 isoform X2: MDCARNRRKRQRYVEKNGRCNVQHGNMRETYRYLTDIFTTLVDLNWRCSLFVFVMAYAVTWLFFGAIWYLIAYCRGDLDHLEDAAWTPCVNNVNGFISAFLFSIETETTIGYGYRVITDQCPVGTMLLLLQAILGSMVNAFMVGCMFVKISQPNKRAETLVFSRNAVISLRDDKLCLMFRVGDLRSSHIVGANMRAKLIKSKQTQEGEFIPLDQTDISVGFETGDDRLFLVSPLVISHEIDVRSPFWDMSHAQLEKEDFEIVVILEGMVEATGMTCQARSSYLAEELLWGHRFSPMMLLADGFFDVDYGAFHHTFEVDTPSCSARELALAAARLDAHLYWSISSRLDEEKWEDPNVTEQTGKSTDSESIRERDGPTFTVGGVTNTQDQSVVGEQNGSVATDQSESEA, from the exons atggattgcG CACGCAACAGGCGTAAGAGGCAGCGCTATGTGGAGAAAAACGGCCGTTGTAATGTGCAGCACGGTAATATGCGTGAGACGTACCGTTACCTGACTGATATCTTCACAACCCTGGTGGATCTGAACTGGCGCTGCTCTCTGTTTGTCTTTGTCATGGCGTATGCAGTGACCTGGCTCTTCTTTGGAGCAATATGGTACCTCATTGCATACTGCAG GGGTGATCTGGATCATTTAGAGGATGCGGCATGGACTCCATGTGTGAATAATGTTAATGGATTCATCTCTGCGTTCCTTTTCTCCATTGAAACGGAGACGACCATTGGCTACGGTTACCGTGTCATCACTGACCAGTGTCCAGTGGGCACCATGTTACTCTTGCTACAAGCCATCCTGGGATCTATGGTCAATGCATTCATG GTTGGTTGTATGTTTGTGAAGATCTCCCAGCCGAATAAGCGTGCCGAGACGTTGGTGTTCTCTCGTAATGCTGTCATCTCACTGCGGGATGACAAGCTCTGTTTGATGTTCCGCGTTGGGGACTTGAGATCCTCCCACATTGTGGGCGCCAACATGAGAGCCAAACTTATCAAATCCAAACAGACACAAGAGG GTGAGTTCATTCCACTGGATCAGACTGATATCAGTGTGGGTTTTGAGACGGGAGATGATCGTCTCTTCCTGGTGTCTCCGTTGGTGATCTCTCACGAGATCGATGTTCGCTCTCCGTTCTGGGACATGTCACATGCTCAGCTGGAGAAAGAGGACTTTGAGATTGTTGTCATCTTGGAGGGGATGGTGGAAGCTACAG GTATGACCTGTCAGGCACGGAGCTCCTACCTGGCTGAAGAGCTCTTATGGGGTCACAGGTTTAGTCCCATGATGTTGCTAGCCGATGGATTCTTCGACGTGGATTATGGGGCCTTTCACCACACATTTGAG GTGGACACACCCTCCTGTTCGGCGAGAGAGCTGGCATTGGCTGCCGCCCGTTTGGATGCTCATCTCTATTGGTCGATCTCCAGTCGGCTTGATGAAGAGAAATGGGAGGATCCTAATGTGACTGAACAGACGGGGAAGTCCACTGATTCAGAATCTATCAGGGAGAGAGACGGGCCAACATTTACTGTTGGCGGAGTTACAAATACCCAGGACCAATCCGTTGTAGGGGAGCAGAACGGCAGTGTCGccactgaccaatcagagtctgAGGCTTAA